A single window of Ovis aries strain OAR_USU_Benz2616 breed Rambouillet chromosome 24, ARS-UI_Ramb_v3.0, whole genome shotgun sequence DNA harbors:
- the ATXN2L gene encoding ataxin-2-like protein isoform X4, translating to MEGGARLTVWPMGREGLGSELLPPRPSLASRRGAGWAGGRKEGLGGLRAGNLQRARSSRTCARMLCLMTRPFSSLGGQSTGKGPPQSPVFEGVYNNSRMLHFLTAVVGSTCDVKVKNGTTYEGIFKTLSSKFELAVDAVHRKVSEPAGGPRREDIVDTMVFKPSDVMLVHFRNVDFNYATKDKFTDSAIAMNSKVNGEHKEKVLQRWEGGDSNSDDYDLESDMSNGWDPNEMFKFNEENYGVKTTYDSSLSSYTVPLEKDNSEEFRQRELRAAQLAREIESSPQYRLRIAMENDDGRTEEEKHSAVQRQGSGRESPSLAAREGKYIPLPQRVREGPRGGVRCSSSRGGRPGLSSLPPRGPHHLDNSSPGPGSEARGINGGPSRMSPKAQRPLRGAKTLSSPSSRPSGEASVPPPPAVGRMYPPRSPKSAAPAPISASCPEPPMGSAVPTSSASIPVTSAVGEPGVGSISPASPKISLAPTDVKELPAKEPGRTLESQELSRIAGKVPGLQNEQKRFQLEELRKFGAQFKLQPSSSPETSLDPFPPRILKEEAKGKEKEVDGLLASEPLGSPVSSKAESVSDKEDKPPLPPAGAAEGPEQPPQPCPSQTGSPPVGLIKGDDKDEGPVAEQVKKSTLNPNAKEFNPTKPLLSVNKSTSTPTSPGPRTHSTPSIPVLTAGQSGLYSPQYISYIPQIHMGPAVQAPQMYPYPVSNSVPGQQGKYRGAKGSLPPQRSDQHQPASAPPMMQAAAAAAGPPLVAATPYSSYIPYNPQQFPGQPAMMQPMAHYPSQPVFAPMLQSNPRMLTSGSHPQAIVSSSTPQYPSAEQPTPQALYATVHQSYPHHATQLHAHQPQPATTPTGSQPPSQHAAPSPVQHQAGQAPHLGSGQPQQNLYHPGALTGTPPSLPPGPSAQSPQSSFPQPAAVYAIHAHQQLPHGFTNMAHVTQAHVQTGITAAPPPHPGAPHPPQVMLLHPPQSHGGPPQGAVPQSGVPALSASTPSPYPYIGHPQGEQPGQAPGFPGGADDRIREFSLAGGIWHGRADGLQVGQDARVLGGE from the exons ATGGAGGGGGGCGCGCGGCTCACAGTTTGGccaatggggagggagggacttgGGAGCGAGTTGCTACCTCCCCGTCCCAGTCTGGCCAGTAGGAGGGGAGCAGGGTGGGCGGGGGGACGGAAGGAGGGACTGGGAGGACTGCGGGCTGGGAACCTCCAGCGCGCGCGCTCTTCCCGTACGTGCGCGCGGATGCTGTGTCTTATGACCCGGCCATTCTCCAGCCTCGG GGGACAAAGCACAGGAAAGGGACCTCCACAGTCACCG GTGTTTGAGGGTGTCTACAACAATTCCAGAATGCTGCATTTCCTTACCGCTGTTGTG GGTTCCACTTGTGATGTAAAGGTGAAGAACGGTACCACCTACGAGGGCATCTTCAAGACGCTGAGCTCAAAG TTTGAACTGGCAGTGGACGCTGTGCACCGGAAGGTATCGGAGCCAGCGGGTGGCCCTCGTCGGGAAGACATAGTGGACACCATGGTGTTTAAGCCAAGTGATGTCATGCTTGTCCACTTCCGAAATGTCGACTTCAATTATGCTACTAAAG ATAAGTTCACTGACTCGGCCATTGCCATGAACTCGAAGGTGAACGGGGAGCACAAGGAGAAGGTGCTTCAGCGCTGGGAGGGGGGAGACAGCAACAGTGATGACTACGACCTGGAGTCTGACATG TCTAATGGATGGGACCCCAACGAAATGTTCAAGTTCAATGAGGAGAACTATGGTGTAAAGACTACCTATGACAGCAGTCTCTCTTCTTACAC GGTGCCCTTAGAAAAGGACAATTCAGAAGAATTCCGTCAGCGGGAGCTGCGTGCTGCCCAGTTGGCCCGAGAGATTGAATCGAGCCCCCAGTACCGCCTGCGGATCGCCATGGAGAATGATGACGGGCGCACGGAGGAGGAGAAGCACAGTGCGGTTCAGCGACAGGGCTCAGGGCGTGAGAGCCCCAGCTTGGCAGCCAG GGAGGGAAAGTATATCCCTCTACCCCAGCGAGTTCGGGAAGGTCCCCGGGGAGGCGTTCGCTGCAGTAGTTCTCGGGGCGGCCGGCCTGGCCTTAGCTCTTTGCCGCCCCGTGGCCCTCACCATCTTGACAATAGCAGCCCTGGCCCAGGTTCTGAGGCACGTGGTATCAATGGAG gccctTCCCGCATGTCCCCTAAGGCCCAGCGACCTCTGAGAGGTGCCAAGACTCTGTCTTCCCCCAGCAGCAGGCCTTCTGGAGAAGCCTCTGTTCCACCTCCTCCTGCAG TGGGCCGGATGTACCCGCCGCGCTCTCCCAAGTCAGCTGCCCCTGCCCCAATCTCAGCTTCCTGTCCTGAGCCTCCCATGGGCTCAGCAGTACCAACCTCTTCAGCTTCCATCCCAGTAACATCAGCAGTTGGGGAACCTGGAGTAGGCTCCATTTCCCCAGCTTCTCCAAAGATCTCACTGGCCCCCACAGATG TAAAAGAACTCCCAGCCAAGGAACCTGGAAGGACCCTGGAGTCCCAGGAGTTGTCCCGGATTGCAGGGAAAG TCCCTGGCCTTCAGAACGAACAGAAGCGTTTTCAACTGGAAGAACTGAGAAAGTTTGGGGCCCAGTTTAAG CTTCAGCCCAGTAGCTCCCCTGAGACCAGCTTGGATCCTTTTCCTCCACGGATCCTGAAAGAGGAAGccaaagggaaggagaaggaggtggatgGTCTTTTGGCTTCAGAGCCCCTGGGGTCTCCTGTTTCCTCAAAGGCTGAATCAGTATCAGACAAGGAGGACAAACCACCCCTGCCACCAGCAGGGGCTGCCGAGGGGCCGGAGCAACCTCCCCAACCTTGCCCAAGCCAAACTGGCAGCCCCCCAGTGGGCCTCATCAAGGGAGATGACAAGGATGAGGGCCCAGTTGCCGA ACAAGTGAAGAAGTCAACATTGAACCCCAATGCCAAGGAGTTCAACCCCACTAAGCCCCTGCTCTCTGTG AATAAATCCACCAGTACTCCAACTTCTCCTGGGCCCCGAACTCACTCAACTCCCTCCATCCCGGTGCTGACAGCAGGCCAGAGTGGGCTCTATAGCCCCCAGTACATCTCCTACATACCTCAGATTCACATGGGACCAGCTGTTCAG GCACCGCAGATGTATCCGTATCCTGTGTCCAACTCAGTGCCTGGACAGCAGGGCAAGTACCGGGGTGCCAAAG GCTCCCTGCCCCCGCAGCGCTCGGACCAACACCAGCCAGCCTCCGCCCCTCCCATGATGcaggctgccgccgccgccgccggtcCACCTCTGGTGGCCGCCACCCCTTACTCTTCCTACATCCCCTACAACCCACAGCAGTTCCCAGGCCAGCCCGCCATGATGCAGCCCATGGCCCACTACCCCTCGCAG ccggTGTTTGCCCCCATGCTTCAAAGCAACCCACGCATGCTGACGTCGGGGAGCCATCCCCAGGCCATCGTGTCATCCTCCACCCCTCAGTACCCTTCTGCAGAGCAGCCCACCCCCCAGGCCCTTTATG CCACTGTTCACCAGTCCTATCCACACCATGCCACGCAGCTCCATGCCCACCAGCCGCAGCCGGCCACCACACCTACTGGGAGCCAGCCGCCGTCCCAGCATGCGGCCCCCAGTCCTGTCCAG CACCAGGCGGGGCAGGCCCCACACCTGGGCAGTGGACAGCCACAGCAGAACCTGTACCACCCAGGGGCCCTGACAGGCACGCCGCCTTCTCTGCCACCGGGACCTTCTGCCCAGTCCCCTCAGAGCAGCTTCCCCCAACCAGCCGCTGTATATGCCATCCATGCCCACCAGCAGCTGCCCCACGGCTTCACCAACATGGCCCATGTTACCCAG GCCCATGTCCAAACTGGAATCACAGCAGCCCCGCCCCCTCACCCTGGGGCTCCCCACCCgccccaggtgatgctgctgcacCCACCCCAGAGCCATGGGGGCCCCCCCCAAGGCGCGGTGCCCCAGAGTGGGGTGCCTGCACTCTCAGCTTCCACACCCTCACCCTACCCCTACATCGGACACCCCCAAGGTGAGCAGCCTGGCCAGGCGCCTGGATTTCCAGGAGGAGCCGATGACAGGATTCGTGAGTTCTCGTTAGCTGGGGGTATTTGGCATGGAAGAGCTGATGGGCTGCAGGTGGGGCAGGATGCACGGGTTCtgggtggggagtga
- the ATXN2L gene encoding ataxin-2-like protein isoform X8, whose protein sequence is MLHFLTAVVGSTCDVKVKNGTTYEGIFKTLSSKFELAVDAVHRKVSEPAGGPRREDIVDTMVFKPSDVMLVHFRNVDFNYATKDKFTDSAIAMNSKVNGEHKEKVLQRWEGGDSNSDDYDLESDMSNGWDPNEMFKFNEENYGVKTTYDSSLSSYTVPLEKDNSEEFRQRELRAAQLAREIESSPQYRLRIAMENDDGRTEEEKHSAVQRQGSGRESPSLAAREGKYIPLPQRVREGPRGGVRCSSSRGGRPGLSSLPPRGPHHLDNSSPGPGSEARGINGGPSRMSPKAQRPLRGAKTLSSPSSRPSGEASVPPPPAVGRMYPPRSPKSAAPAPISASCPEPPMGSAVPTSSASIPVTSAVGEPGVGSISPASPKISLAPTDVKELPAKEPGRTLESQELSRIAGKVPGLQNEQKRFQLEELRKFGAQFKLQPSSSPETSLDPFPPRILKEEAKGKEKEVDGLLASEPLGSPVSSKAESVSDKEDKPPLPPAGAAEGPEQPPQPCPSQTGSPPVGLIKGDDKDEGPVAEQVKKSTLNPNAKEFNPTKPLLSVNKSTSTPTSPGPRTHSTPSIPVLTAGQSGLYSPQYISYIPQIHMGPAVQAPQMYPYPVSNSVPGQQGKYRGAKGSLPPQRSDQHQPASAPPMMQAAAAAAGPPLVAATPYSSYIPYNPQQFPGQPAMMQPMAHYPSQPVFAPMLQSNPRMLTSGSHPQAIVSSSTPQYPSAEQPTPQALYATVHQSYPHHATQLHAHQPQPATTPTGSQPPSQHAAPSPVQHQAGQAPHLGSGQPQQNLYHPGALTGTPPSLPPGPSAQSPQSSFPQPAAVYAIHAHQQLPHGFTNMAHVTQAHVQTGITAAPPPHPGAPHPPQVMLLHPPQSHGGPPQGAVPQSGVPALSASTPSPYPYIGHPQGEQPGQAPGFPGGADDRIREFSLAGGIWHGRADGLQVGQDARVLGGE, encoded by the exons ATGCTGCATTTCCTTACCGCTGTTGTG GGTTCCACTTGTGATGTAAAGGTGAAGAACGGTACCACCTACGAGGGCATCTTCAAGACGCTGAGCTCAAAG TTTGAACTGGCAGTGGACGCTGTGCACCGGAAGGTATCGGAGCCAGCGGGTGGCCCTCGTCGGGAAGACATAGTGGACACCATGGTGTTTAAGCCAAGTGATGTCATGCTTGTCCACTTCCGAAATGTCGACTTCAATTATGCTACTAAAG ATAAGTTCACTGACTCGGCCATTGCCATGAACTCGAAGGTGAACGGGGAGCACAAGGAGAAGGTGCTTCAGCGCTGGGAGGGGGGAGACAGCAACAGTGATGACTACGACCTGGAGTCTGACATG TCTAATGGATGGGACCCCAACGAAATGTTCAAGTTCAATGAGGAGAACTATGGTGTAAAGACTACCTATGACAGCAGTCTCTCTTCTTACAC GGTGCCCTTAGAAAAGGACAATTCAGAAGAATTCCGTCAGCGGGAGCTGCGTGCTGCCCAGTTGGCCCGAGAGATTGAATCGAGCCCCCAGTACCGCCTGCGGATCGCCATGGAGAATGATGACGGGCGCACGGAGGAGGAGAAGCACAGTGCGGTTCAGCGACAGGGCTCAGGGCGTGAGAGCCCCAGCTTGGCAGCCAG GGAGGGAAAGTATATCCCTCTACCCCAGCGAGTTCGGGAAGGTCCCCGGGGAGGCGTTCGCTGCAGTAGTTCTCGGGGCGGCCGGCCTGGCCTTAGCTCTTTGCCGCCCCGTGGCCCTCACCATCTTGACAATAGCAGCCCTGGCCCAGGTTCTGAGGCACGTGGTATCAATGGAG gccctTCCCGCATGTCCCCTAAGGCCCAGCGACCTCTGAGAGGTGCCAAGACTCTGTCTTCCCCCAGCAGCAGGCCTTCTGGAGAAGCCTCTGTTCCACCTCCTCCTGCAG TGGGCCGGATGTACCCGCCGCGCTCTCCCAAGTCAGCTGCCCCTGCCCCAATCTCAGCTTCCTGTCCTGAGCCTCCCATGGGCTCAGCAGTACCAACCTCTTCAGCTTCCATCCCAGTAACATCAGCAGTTGGGGAACCTGGAGTAGGCTCCATTTCCCCAGCTTCTCCAAAGATCTCACTGGCCCCCACAGATG TAAAAGAACTCCCAGCCAAGGAACCTGGAAGGACCCTGGAGTCCCAGGAGTTGTCCCGGATTGCAGGGAAAG TCCCTGGCCTTCAGAACGAACAGAAGCGTTTTCAACTGGAAGAACTGAGAAAGTTTGGGGCCCAGTTTAAG CTTCAGCCCAGTAGCTCCCCTGAGACCAGCTTGGATCCTTTTCCTCCACGGATCCTGAAAGAGGAAGccaaagggaaggagaaggaggtggatgGTCTTTTGGCTTCAGAGCCCCTGGGGTCTCCTGTTTCCTCAAAGGCTGAATCAGTATCAGACAAGGAGGACAAACCACCCCTGCCACCAGCAGGGGCTGCCGAGGGGCCGGAGCAACCTCCCCAACCTTGCCCAAGCCAAACTGGCAGCCCCCCAGTGGGCCTCATCAAGGGAGATGACAAGGATGAGGGCCCAGTTGCCGA ACAAGTGAAGAAGTCAACATTGAACCCCAATGCCAAGGAGTTCAACCCCACTAAGCCCCTGCTCTCTGTG AATAAATCCACCAGTACTCCAACTTCTCCTGGGCCCCGAACTCACTCAACTCCCTCCATCCCGGTGCTGACAGCAGGCCAGAGTGGGCTCTATAGCCCCCAGTACATCTCCTACATACCTCAGATTCACATGGGACCAGCTGTTCAG GCACCGCAGATGTATCCGTATCCTGTGTCCAACTCAGTGCCTGGACAGCAGGGCAAGTACCGGGGTGCCAAAG GCTCCCTGCCCCCGCAGCGCTCGGACCAACACCAGCCAGCCTCCGCCCCTCCCATGATGcaggctgccgccgccgccgccggtcCACCTCTGGTGGCCGCCACCCCTTACTCTTCCTACATCCCCTACAACCCACAGCAGTTCCCAGGCCAGCCCGCCATGATGCAGCCCATGGCCCACTACCCCTCGCAG ccggTGTTTGCCCCCATGCTTCAAAGCAACCCACGCATGCTGACGTCGGGGAGCCATCCCCAGGCCATCGTGTCATCCTCCACCCCTCAGTACCCTTCTGCAGAGCAGCCCACCCCCCAGGCCCTTTATG CCACTGTTCACCAGTCCTATCCACACCATGCCACGCAGCTCCATGCCCACCAGCCGCAGCCGGCCACCACACCTACTGGGAGCCAGCCGCCGTCCCAGCATGCGGCCCCCAGTCCTGTCCAG CACCAGGCGGGGCAGGCCCCACACCTGGGCAGTGGACAGCCACAGCAGAACCTGTACCACCCAGGGGCCCTGACAGGCACGCCGCCTTCTCTGCCACCGGGACCTTCTGCCCAGTCCCCTCAGAGCAGCTTCCCCCAACCAGCCGCTGTATATGCCATCCATGCCCACCAGCAGCTGCCCCACGGCTTCACCAACATGGCCCATGTTACCCAG GCCCATGTCCAAACTGGAATCACAGCAGCCCCGCCCCCTCACCCTGGGGCTCCCCACCCgccccaggtgatgctgctgcacCCACCCCAGAGCCATGGGGGCCCCCCCCAAGGCGCGGTGCCCCAGAGTGGGGTGCCTGCACTCTCAGCTTCCACACCCTCACCCTACCCCTACATCGGACACCCCCAAGGTGAGCAGCCTGGCCAGGCGCCTGGATTTCCAGGAGGAGCCGATGACAGGATTCGTGAGTTCTCGTTAGCTGGGGGTATTTGGCATGGAAGAGCTGATGGGCTGCAGGTGGGGCAGGATGCACGGGTTCtgggtggggagtga
- the ATXN2L gene encoding ataxin-2-like protein isoform X1 has protein sequence MLKPQPPQQTSQPQPPPTQQAVARRPPGGTSPPNGGLPGPLASTSAPPGPPAAASPCLGPAAAAGSGLRRGAEGILAPQPPPPQQQHQERPGAAAIGSARGQSTGKGPPQSPVFEGVYNNSRMLHFLTAVVGSTCDVKVKNGTTYEGIFKTLSSKFELAVDAVHRKVSEPAGGPRREDIVDTMVFKPSDVMLVHFRNVDFNYATKDKFTDSAIAMNSKVNGEHKEKVLQRWEGGDSNSDDYDLESDMSNGWDPNEMFKFNEENYGVKTTYDSSLSSYTVPLEKDNSEEFRQRELRAAQLAREIESSPQYRLRIAMENDDGRTEEEKHSAVQRQGSGRESPSLAAREGKYIPLPQRVREGPRGGVRCSSSRGGRPGLSSLPPRGPHHLDNSSPGPGSEARGINGGPSRMSPKAQRPLRGAKTLSSPSSRPSGEASVPPPPAVGRMYPPRSPKSAAPAPISASCPEPPMGSAVPTSSASIPVTSAVGEPGVGSISPASPKISLAPTDVKELPAKEPGRTLESQELSRIAGKVPGLQNEQKRFQLEELRKFGAQFKLQPSSSPETSLDPFPPRILKEEAKGKEKEVDGLLASEPLGSPVSSKAESVSDKEDKPPLPPAGAAEGPEQPPQPCPSQTGSPPVGLIKGDDKDEGPVAEQVKKSTLNPNAKEFNPTKPLLSVNKSTSTPTSPGPRTHSTPSIPVLTAGQSGLYSPQYISYIPQIHMGPAVQAPQMYPYPVSNSVPGQQGKYRGAKGSLPPQRSDQHQPASAPPMMQAAAAAAGPPLVAATPYSSYIPYNPQQFPGQPAMMQPMAHYPSQPVFAPMLQSNPRMLTSGSHPQAIVSSSTPQYPSAEQPTPQALYATVHQSYPHHATQLHAHQPQPATTPTGSQPPSQHAAPSPVQHQAGQAPHLGSGQPQQNLYHPGALTGTPPSLPPGPSAQSPQSSFPQPAAVYAIHAHQQLPHGFTNMAHVTQAHVQTGITAAPPPHPGAPHPPQVMLLHPPQSHGGPPQGAVPQSGVPALSASTPSPYPYIGHPQGEQPGQAPGFPGGADDRIREFSLAGGIWHGRADGLQVGQDARVLGGE, from the exons ATGTTGAAGCCTCAGCCGCCACAACAGACCTCCCAGCCCCAGCCGCCCCCCACGCAACAGGCCGTGGCCCGTCGCCCTCCCGGGGGCACCAGCCCGCCCAACGGCGGTCTCCCGGGGCCCCTGGCCTCCACCTCGGCTCCCCCAGGACCTCCTGCGGCCGCCTCCCCCTGCCTGGGGCCTGCAGCCGCTGCCGGGAGCGGGCTCCGCCGGGGAGCCGAGGGCATCTTGGCGCCTCAACCGCCGCCACCGCAGCAGCAACATCAggagaggccaggggcagcggccatcGGCAGCGCCAG GGGACAAAGCACAGGAAAGGGACCTCCACAGTCACCG GTGTTTGAGGGTGTCTACAACAATTCCAGAATGCTGCATTTCCTTACCGCTGTTGTG GGTTCCACTTGTGATGTAAAGGTGAAGAACGGTACCACCTACGAGGGCATCTTCAAGACGCTGAGCTCAAAG TTTGAACTGGCAGTGGACGCTGTGCACCGGAAGGTATCGGAGCCAGCGGGTGGCCCTCGTCGGGAAGACATAGTGGACACCATGGTGTTTAAGCCAAGTGATGTCATGCTTGTCCACTTCCGAAATGTCGACTTCAATTATGCTACTAAAG ATAAGTTCACTGACTCGGCCATTGCCATGAACTCGAAGGTGAACGGGGAGCACAAGGAGAAGGTGCTTCAGCGCTGGGAGGGGGGAGACAGCAACAGTGATGACTACGACCTGGAGTCTGACATG TCTAATGGATGGGACCCCAACGAAATGTTCAAGTTCAATGAGGAGAACTATGGTGTAAAGACTACCTATGACAGCAGTCTCTCTTCTTACAC GGTGCCCTTAGAAAAGGACAATTCAGAAGAATTCCGTCAGCGGGAGCTGCGTGCTGCCCAGTTGGCCCGAGAGATTGAATCGAGCCCCCAGTACCGCCTGCGGATCGCCATGGAGAATGATGACGGGCGCACGGAGGAGGAGAAGCACAGTGCGGTTCAGCGACAGGGCTCAGGGCGTGAGAGCCCCAGCTTGGCAGCCAG GGAGGGAAAGTATATCCCTCTACCCCAGCGAGTTCGGGAAGGTCCCCGGGGAGGCGTTCGCTGCAGTAGTTCTCGGGGCGGCCGGCCTGGCCTTAGCTCTTTGCCGCCCCGTGGCCCTCACCATCTTGACAATAGCAGCCCTGGCCCAGGTTCTGAGGCACGTGGTATCAATGGAG gccctTCCCGCATGTCCCCTAAGGCCCAGCGACCTCTGAGAGGTGCCAAGACTCTGTCTTCCCCCAGCAGCAGGCCTTCTGGAGAAGCCTCTGTTCCACCTCCTCCTGCAG TGGGCCGGATGTACCCGCCGCGCTCTCCCAAGTCAGCTGCCCCTGCCCCAATCTCAGCTTCCTGTCCTGAGCCTCCCATGGGCTCAGCAGTACCAACCTCTTCAGCTTCCATCCCAGTAACATCAGCAGTTGGGGAACCTGGAGTAGGCTCCATTTCCCCAGCTTCTCCAAAGATCTCACTGGCCCCCACAGATG TAAAAGAACTCCCAGCCAAGGAACCTGGAAGGACCCTGGAGTCCCAGGAGTTGTCCCGGATTGCAGGGAAAG TCCCTGGCCTTCAGAACGAACAGAAGCGTTTTCAACTGGAAGAACTGAGAAAGTTTGGGGCCCAGTTTAAG CTTCAGCCCAGTAGCTCCCCTGAGACCAGCTTGGATCCTTTTCCTCCACGGATCCTGAAAGAGGAAGccaaagggaaggagaaggaggtggatgGTCTTTTGGCTTCAGAGCCCCTGGGGTCTCCTGTTTCCTCAAAGGCTGAATCAGTATCAGACAAGGAGGACAAACCACCCCTGCCACCAGCAGGGGCTGCCGAGGGGCCGGAGCAACCTCCCCAACCTTGCCCAAGCCAAACTGGCAGCCCCCCAGTGGGCCTCATCAAGGGAGATGACAAGGATGAGGGCCCAGTTGCCGA ACAAGTGAAGAAGTCAACATTGAACCCCAATGCCAAGGAGTTCAACCCCACTAAGCCCCTGCTCTCTGTG AATAAATCCACCAGTACTCCAACTTCTCCTGGGCCCCGAACTCACTCAACTCCCTCCATCCCGGTGCTGACAGCAGGCCAGAGTGGGCTCTATAGCCCCCAGTACATCTCCTACATACCTCAGATTCACATGGGACCAGCTGTTCAG GCACCGCAGATGTATCCGTATCCTGTGTCCAACTCAGTGCCTGGACAGCAGGGCAAGTACCGGGGTGCCAAAG GCTCCCTGCCCCCGCAGCGCTCGGACCAACACCAGCCAGCCTCCGCCCCTCCCATGATGcaggctgccgccgccgccgccggtcCACCTCTGGTGGCCGCCACCCCTTACTCTTCCTACATCCCCTACAACCCACAGCAGTTCCCAGGCCAGCCCGCCATGATGCAGCCCATGGCCCACTACCCCTCGCAG ccggTGTTTGCCCCCATGCTTCAAAGCAACCCACGCATGCTGACGTCGGGGAGCCATCCCCAGGCCATCGTGTCATCCTCCACCCCTCAGTACCCTTCTGCAGAGCAGCCCACCCCCCAGGCCCTTTATG CCACTGTTCACCAGTCCTATCCACACCATGCCACGCAGCTCCATGCCCACCAGCCGCAGCCGGCCACCACACCTACTGGGAGCCAGCCGCCGTCCCAGCATGCGGCCCCCAGTCCTGTCCAG CACCAGGCGGGGCAGGCCCCACACCTGGGCAGTGGACAGCCACAGCAGAACCTGTACCACCCAGGGGCCCTGACAGGCACGCCGCCTTCTCTGCCACCGGGACCTTCTGCCCAGTCCCCTCAGAGCAGCTTCCCCCAACCAGCCGCTGTATATGCCATCCATGCCCACCAGCAGCTGCCCCACGGCTTCACCAACATGGCCCATGTTACCCAG GCCCATGTCCAAACTGGAATCACAGCAGCCCCGCCCCCTCACCCTGGGGCTCCCCACCCgccccaggtgatgctgctgcacCCACCCCAGAGCCATGGGGGCCCCCCCCAAGGCGCGGTGCCCCAGAGTGGGGTGCCTGCACTCTCAGCTTCCACACCCTCACCCTACCCCTACATCGGACACCCCCAAGGTGAGCAGCCTGGCCAGGCGCCTGGATTTCCAGGAGGAGCCGATGACAGGATTCGTGAGTTCTCGTTAGCTGGGGGTATTTGGCATGGAAGAGCTGATGGGCTGCAGGTGGGGCAGGATGCACGGGTTCtgggtggggagtga